Proteins encoded in a region of the Terriglobales bacterium genome:
- a CDS encoding M13 family metallopeptidase, with protein sequence MPVTYAPGLDPAAMDKTADACVDFYAYSCGGWQKKNSIPADQSSWSVTAKLQEDNRELLRLILENAAAPDPHRGPIQQKIGDFYASCIDQKAVDAAGANALKSDLAAIAALRAKSDLADYLSHAHPTDIGIYFGQAPLFSFGSTQDAKNSEEVIAEVDQGGLGLPDRDYYLKEDAKSQELRPQYVAHVQKMLELAGEAAPAAASDAQAVLRIETALAKGSMSRVQRRDPNAVYHRMSLQQLQALSPTFPWERYFGALGLQKVQALNVAAPDFIKAMEAVIMSEPLPALQAYLRWHLVHAQARWLSTAFVDEDFNFYSRTLTGARELQARWKRCVRYTDRALGEALGQAYVEIAFSAEARQRARRMVEQIEQAMARDIQQLTWMSEATKQQALTKLHAVVNKIGYPDKWRDYRALQIARGDALGNGERSNAFEFMRQLHKIGKPVDRTEWYITTPTVNAYYDTQNNSINFPAGILQPPLFDPKMDDAPNYGDTGGTIGHELTHGFDDEGRQFDAAGNLRDWWQPQDATEFERRAQCVASQYAQYTVVDDIKINSKLTLGEDVADIGGLILAYMAWRDQTRGQNLQPVDGLTPEQRFFIGYAQSWCSNQRPEVARMRAITDPHSPPKYRTNGVVRNMPEFQQAFRCQTGQPMAPADRCRVW encoded by the coding sequence ATGCCGGTCACCTACGCTCCCGGTCTTGATCCCGCCGCGATGGACAAAACCGCCGACGCCTGTGTTGATTTCTACGCTTATTCCTGTGGCGGCTGGCAGAAGAAGAACTCGATTCCGGCGGATCAATCATCGTGGAGCGTGACCGCGAAGCTGCAGGAGGACAACCGGGAGCTGTTGCGACTGATCCTGGAAAATGCCGCGGCCCCCGATCCGCACCGCGGCCCGATCCAGCAGAAGATTGGCGACTTCTACGCTTCCTGCATCGATCAGAAGGCGGTGGACGCCGCTGGCGCGAACGCCCTCAAGTCCGATCTCGCCGCCATCGCCGCGCTGCGGGCGAAAAGCGATCTCGCCGACTATCTTTCGCACGCACATCCCACCGACATCGGAATTTATTTCGGCCAGGCGCCGTTGTTCAGTTTCGGTTCTACGCAGGACGCGAAAAATTCCGAGGAAGTAATCGCGGAAGTCGACCAGGGCGGCCTTGGCCTTCCCGACCGCGATTACTACCTCAAGGAGGATGCCAAGTCGCAAGAGCTGCGGCCTCAGTACGTGGCGCACGTGCAAAAAATGCTCGAGCTTGCCGGGGAGGCGGCGCCGGCCGCCGCTTCCGACGCCCAGGCCGTCCTGCGCATCGAGACCGCCCTCGCCAAAGGTTCGATGAGCCGCGTTCAACGCCGCGATCCCAACGCCGTTTATCACCGCATGTCGCTGCAGCAACTTCAGGCGCTCAGCCCGACATTCCCATGGGAACGCTATTTCGGCGCGCTGGGGCTGCAGAAGGTCCAAGCGCTCAATGTGGCTGCGCCGGATTTCATTAAAGCCATGGAGGCGGTGATCATGAGCGAACCGCTGCCGGCGCTGCAAGCCTACTTGCGTTGGCACCTGGTCCATGCCCAGGCGCGCTGGCTGTCGACGGCGTTTGTCGACGAGGACTTCAACTTCTACAGCCGCACCTTGACCGGAGCGCGCGAACTGCAGGCACGTTGGAAACGGTGCGTGCGCTACACCGACCGCGCCCTCGGCGAGGCCCTGGGCCAAGCCTACGTGGAGATCGCCTTTAGCGCCGAGGCCAGGCAGCGCGCCCGCAGAATGGTCGAGCAGATCGAGCAGGCCATGGCGCGCGATATCCAACAACTCACATGGATGTCGGAAGCCACCAAGCAGCAGGCGCTCACCAAGCTTCATGCCGTGGTCAATAAGATCGGCTATCCCGACAAATGGCGCGACTACAGGGCGCTACAAATAGCGCGTGGTGACGCCCTCGGCAATGGCGAGCGCTCCAACGCCTTTGAGTTCATGCGCCAGCTCCACAAGATCGGCAAACCCGTGGACCGAACCGAGTGGTACATCACCACGCCGACGGTCAATGCCTACTACGACACCCAGAACAACAGCATCAATTTTCCCGCCGGCATACTCCAGCCTCCCCTGTTCGATCCTAAGATGGACGACGCTCCCAATTACGGCGACACCGGTGGCACCATCGGCCACGAACTCACGCACGGCTTCGACGACGAAGGACGGCAGTTCGACGCAGCGGGGAATTTGCGCGACTGGTGGCAGCCGCAGGACGCTACGGAATTTGAGCGCCGCGCGCAATGTGTGGCCAGCCAGTACGCGCAGTACACCGTCGTGGACGATATCAAGATCAACAGCAAGCTGACCTTGGGCGAAGATGTCGCCGATATCGGCGGCCTCATCCTCGCCTACATGGCATGGCGCGATCAGACCCGCGGACAAAACCTTCAGCCGGTGGACGGCCTGACGCCGGAGCAGCGCTTCTTCATCGGCTACGCCCAGAGTTGGTGCTCCAACCAGCGTCCTGAGGTAGCGCGCATGCGCGCCATCACGGACCCGCACTCCCCGCCTAAGTACCGCACCAACGGCGTCGTCCGCAACATGCCGGAATTCCAGCAGGCATTCCGATGCCAGACTGGGCAGCCGATGGCGCCTGCGGATCGATGCCGGGTGTGGTGA
- the metG gene encoding methionine--tRNA ligase, which produces MQTGTHACGELLLKSAVQGSGVLEAAEETWIIATPEGLTRSLSVPYDERFRSVVISTQMPDKFYITTPIYYVNARPHLGHAYTTIVCDTIARRQRMLGKDTYFLTGTDEHGVNVERAAQAAGREPQDYADEIAAAFKAMAERVGATYDKFIRTTSAEHKQGVQALFRVLRDNGYIYKGSYTGQYCIHDNLYVDAAGPGAPCPTCGRPTETISEENYFFKLSAFEDKLLKYYQRHPDFIRPETRRNEVMSFVRGGLRDLSISRSTFKWGIPVPDDPGHVIYVWLDALSNYITAIGYGSDKKKDQQQFEKYWPADVHMIGKEIVRFHCVYWPAFLMAANLPLPATIMAHGWILFEQDKMSKSRGNIVRPETIIDVLGVDALRYFLLREIVFGQDGSFSFDALVGRFNSDLANDYGNLASRTLSMIQRYFRGEVPYPSGKAALSDADHAIQEHATRAVAECSRLFDGYQFSRALECVWGVIGAVNKYIGENEPWAVAEKQDEQSRSRLGTILYTAAEALRVATALVYPVIPESSSRIWKQLGLGDIEKFRLDRLQWGQLELGTKLGKVEPVFPRVDKTAIEKMHELEQQGRAPLVGAEAKKPPAAAARPPVEMAMGQNGETARPAGTGAKAGAPKTPPTPAEGKISIDDFLKVELRVGQVKIAEKVKGADRLLRLEVDIGTEVRQLVAGIAEAYTPEQLIGRKVVIVANLAPRKLKGLESNGMIVAASTEGGKPVLAGFLEDIPVGAKLK; this is translated from the coding sequence GTGCAGACAGGCACGCACGCGTGCGGCGAGTTGCTGCTGAAATCGGCGGTACAAGGATCAGGCGTCCTCGAAGCGGCTGAAGAAACATGGATTATAGCAACGCCCGAAGGTTTGACGCGGTCGCTCAGCGTTCCCTATGATGAACGTTTCCGCTCCGTTGTCATCAGTACACAAATGCCGGACAAGTTCTACATCACGACCCCGATCTACTACGTGAACGCTCGCCCGCACCTCGGGCATGCCTATACCACCATCGTCTGCGACACCATCGCGCGGCGCCAGCGCATGCTCGGCAAAGATACCTACTTCCTGACCGGAACCGACGAGCACGGTGTCAACGTGGAACGCGCCGCCCAAGCGGCCGGACGCGAGCCGCAGGACTATGCCGACGAAATCGCGGCTGCCTTCAAGGCCATGGCCGAACGCGTCGGCGCCACCTACGACAAATTCATCCGCACCACCTCGGCGGAACACAAGCAGGGTGTGCAGGCGCTGTTTCGGGTGCTGCGTGACAACGGCTACATCTACAAAGGAAGCTACACCGGCCAATACTGCATTCATGACAATCTCTATGTTGATGCCGCGGGACCCGGCGCACCGTGCCCTACCTGTGGCCGTCCGACCGAGACCATCAGCGAGGAGAACTACTTTTTCAAACTCTCCGCCTTCGAAGACAAGCTGCTGAAGTACTACCAGCGGCACCCCGACTTCATTCGCCCGGAGACGCGGCGCAACGAGGTGATGTCGTTCGTGCGCGGCGGTCTGCGCGATCTCTCCATCAGCCGCAGTACTTTCAAATGGGGAATCCCGGTGCCGGACGATCCCGGCCACGTGATCTACGTCTGGCTTGATGCCCTGAGCAACTACATCACCGCCATCGGCTACGGGTCGGACAAGAAGAAGGACCAGCAGCAGTTCGAGAAATACTGGCCCGCCGACGTTCACATGATCGGCAAGGAGATCGTGCGCTTCCATTGCGTCTATTGGCCGGCGTTCCTGATGGCCGCCAATCTGCCGCTGCCCGCCACCATCATGGCGCACGGCTGGATTCTGTTCGAGCAGGACAAGATGTCGAAATCGCGCGGTAACATCGTGCGCCCGGAAACCATCATCGACGTGCTCGGCGTGGATGCGCTGCGCTACTTCCTGCTGCGCGAGATCGTCTTCGGACAGGACGGCTCGTTTTCCTTTGACGCTCTCGTCGGCCGCTTCAATTCCGACCTCGCCAATGATTACGGCAATCTGGCCAGCCGCACCTTGAGCATGATCCAGCGTTACTTCCGCGGCGAAGTTCCCTATCCGTCCGGCAAGGCCGCGCTGAGCGACGCCGATCATGCCATCCAGGAGCACGCGACCCGAGCCGTGGCGGAGTGCTCTCGCCTGTTCGACGGTTACCAGTTCTCCCGCGCCCTGGAATGCGTCTGGGGCGTCATCGGCGCCGTCAACAAGTACATCGGTGAGAATGAACCCTGGGCAGTTGCGGAAAAGCAGGATGAGCAGAGCCGCTCGCGCCTGGGCACGATTCTCTACACCGCTGCCGAAGCGCTGCGCGTCGCTACCGCCCTCGTTTACCCGGTGATTCCCGAGTCCAGTTCGCGCATCTGGAAGCAGCTTGGGCTTGGCGACATCGAAAAATTCCGGCTCGACCGCCTCCAGTGGGGACAACTGGAGCTCGGCACAAAGCTCGGCAAGGTCGAGCCCGTCTTTCCGCGCGTTGACAAAACCGCGATTGAGAAGATGCACGAACTCGAGCAGCAGGGCCGCGCTCCCCTGGTGGGTGCCGAAGCGAAAAAACCTCCGGCCGCCGCGGCGCGCCCGCCAGTGGAGATGGCCATGGGGCAGAACGGCGAAACCGCGCGGCCGGCAGGCACTGGGGCCAAAGCGGGGGCTCCCAAAACACCTCCTACGCCGGCGGAAGGAAAAATTTCGATCGACGATTTCTTGAAGGTGGAGTTGCGCGTCGGCCAGGTAAAAATCGCTGAGAAAGTCAAAGGCGCGGACCGCCTGTTGCGCCTGGAAGTCGATATTGGCACCGAAGTGCGGCAGCTTGTTGCGGGAATCGCCGAGGCCTATACCCCGGAGCAACTGATCGGCCGCAAGGTGGTCATTGTCGCCAATCTCGCGCCGCGCAAGCTGAAAGGCCTGGAATCGAATGGCATGATCGTGGCCGCATCCACGGAGGGCGGCAAACCCGTGCTGGCGGGCTTCCTGGAAGATATCCCAGTCGGCGCGAAGTTGAAATAA
- the aroB gene encoding 3-dehydroquinate synthase, whose translation MDCYGPPAATSRVRYHGRVRQVEVKLPSNPYTVTIESGLLTRAGELLRSLLPDRSRFVVVTVPPVKKLWADTLTTSLANAGLPHTVLEMPDGERAKTLETVRDLATKLVRRDADRKSVVIALGGGVVGDVAAFVASIYMRGIDVVQIPTTFLAQVDASIGGKTGVDLPEGKNLLGTFHQPRAVLVDPGVLGTVGEREFRAGLYEAMKCGIIRRPDIFEFMEQNRERVLQRDPAALEWLIAECVQVKADVVAADERESGLRRILNFGHTVGHALEAETGYKQFLHGEAVAWGMVAASMISAAMQMSDSETARRIISSVLAYASLPKVEPRGKRIARRLAHDKKTMNGVVHFVLPIEVGKVEIVPDVPERAVVQAVEELRYLSQA comes from the coding sequence GTGGACTGCTACGGCCCGCCCGCAGCAACCTCGCGCGTGCGTTATCATGGAAGGGTGCGGCAAGTCGAAGTCAAACTTCCCTCCAATCCGTACACCGTCACCATTGAATCCGGGCTGCTGACGCGTGCCGGCGAGCTGCTCCGGTCGCTCCTGCCCGATCGCTCGCGGTTTGTCGTGGTCACGGTTCCTCCGGTCAAGAAGCTGTGGGCCGACACTCTGACCACATCCCTCGCCAATGCCGGGTTGCCGCACACCGTTCTGGAAATGCCGGACGGCGAGCGCGCCAAGACACTGGAAACGGTGCGTGACCTGGCCACCAAGCTGGTGCGGCGCGACGCCGATCGCAAGTCGGTGGTGATCGCGCTGGGCGGCGGCGTGGTGGGTGACGTGGCGGCTTTCGTGGCCTCCATCTACATGCGAGGCATCGACGTGGTGCAAATTCCCACCACCTTCCTGGCCCAGGTGGACGCTTCCATCGGCGGCAAAACCGGGGTCGACCTTCCCGAGGGCAAGAACCTGTTGGGAACATTTCATCAGCCGCGCGCGGTGCTCGTCGATCCCGGAGTGCTGGGAACAGTCGGGGAGCGCGAATTTCGCGCCGGCTTGTACGAGGCCATGAAGTGCGGCATCATACGACGTCCAGACATCTTCGAATTCATGGAGCAAAATCGCGAACGGGTCTTGCAGCGCGACCCGGCGGCGCTGGAATGGCTGATCGCGGAATGCGTGCAGGTGAAAGCGGACGTGGTGGCCGCCGACGAGCGCGAGTCGGGTCTGCGCCGCATCCTGAACTTCGGGCACACCGTCGGCCATGCTCTGGAGGCGGAAACCGGCTACAAGCAATTCTTGCATGGGGAAGCCGTGGCCTGGGGCATGGTGGCCGCTTCCATGATCTCCGCCGCGATGCAAATGTCAGATTCGGAAACCGCGCGCCGCATCATTTCGTCTGTGCTCGCCTACGCGTCTCTGCCCAAAGTAGAACCGCGCGGCAAGCGCATCGCGCGGCGACTGGCGCATGATAAGAAAACAATGAATGGAGTCGTGCACTTCGTGCTGCCCATCGAAGTCGGCAAGGTGGAGATCGTTCCCGACGTTCCGGAGCGTGCCGTGGTGCAGGCGGTCGAAGAGCTTCGGTACCTGTCACAGGCGTAA
- the nadB gene encoding L-aspartate oxidase: MKSVPHETDFIVVGAGIAGLRAAIDLAPVGRVLVLAKRELTESATQYAQGGIAAALSDEDEIGLHLQDTLNAGAGLCNEAAARVLVEEGPERIEELIAWGTEFDRAGSKLVFAREGAHSRNRILHAHGDSTGREIGRALWLKTKALKNISLLEFEFATELCLHDGRVAGIEVMNEKGERKEVHASAVLLATGGLGQIYRETTNPGVATGDGVAMAWRAGAEISDMEFVQFHPTALYVKGAPRFLLSEALRGEGAYLRNMELVRFMPKYHELAELAPRDVVARAIAHEIGLVKSENAVVYLDLTHLNPKKIESHFPRIHKTCLEYNVDITTDLVPVRPAAHYAMGGVRTDLDGRTSLPGLFAAGEAACTGVHGANRLASNSLLEGLVFGARAAKIMREQLRQPKPHAGSHHSAPEIANETAPAAAADIVQQIRDLMWRQVGIVRIGSHLKHAIHELHRLQAIWPHSRNGCQAANIHQVALLITRSALAREESRGAQYRTDYPLPNDAKFKKHSVVKGEQIRFE; the protein is encoded by the coding sequence ATGAAATCCGTTCCTCACGAAACCGATTTCATTGTCGTCGGAGCCGGTATCGCCGGGCTGCGGGCCGCCATCGACCTGGCCCCCGTCGGTCGGGTGCTGGTTTTAGCCAAGCGCGAACTGACCGAATCCGCCACGCAATACGCCCAGGGTGGCATTGCCGCCGCGCTCAGCGATGAGGACGAAATCGGCCTCCATCTCCAGGACACGCTCAACGCCGGCGCCGGGCTGTGCAACGAAGCCGCCGCCCGCGTGCTGGTGGAGGAAGGCCCGGAGCGCATCGAGGAACTCATTGCCTGGGGCACCGAGTTCGACCGTGCCGGCAGCAAGCTGGTGTTCGCGCGCGAGGGAGCGCACAGCCGCAACCGCATCCTGCACGCGCACGGAGATTCCACCGGACGCGAGATCGGGCGCGCCCTGTGGCTCAAAACCAAGGCCCTCAAGAATATCTCGCTGTTGGAATTCGAGTTTGCCACCGAGCTCTGCCTGCATGACGGCCGCGTGGCCGGAATCGAGGTCATGAACGAAAAGGGCGAGCGCAAGGAAGTGCACGCCTCGGCGGTGCTGCTCGCCACCGGCGGCCTGGGCCAGATCTATCGTGAAACCACGAATCCCGGCGTGGCGACCGGCGACGGCGTCGCCATGGCCTGGCGCGCGGGGGCGGAGATCAGCGACATGGAATTCGTGCAGTTCCATCCCACGGCGCTTTACGTCAAGGGCGCTCCCCGTTTCCTGCTCTCCGAGGCGTTGCGCGGCGAAGGCGCCTATCTCCGCAACATGGAACTGGTGCGTTTCATGCCCAAGTATCACGAGCTCGCCGAACTCGCACCCCGCGACGTGGTGGCGCGCGCCATCGCGCACGAGATCGGGCTCGTCAAGTCGGAGAATGCGGTGGTTTATCTCGACCTCACCCACCTCAATCCGAAGAAAATCGAATCGCATTTTCCGCGGATCCACAAAACCTGCCTCGAATATAACGTGGACATCACCACCGACCTCGTGCCGGTGCGTCCTGCCGCTCACTACGCCATGGGCGGGGTGCGCACGGACCTGGATGGTCGTACAAGCCTGCCCGGACTGTTTGCGGCGGGCGAGGCAGCTTGTACCGGCGTGCACGGCGCCAACCGGCTGGCAAGCAATTCCCTTCTCGAGGGCCTCGTCTTCGGAGCGCGTGCAGCCAAGATCATGCGCGAGCAATTGCGTCAGCCCAAGCCCCACGCCGGCTCCCATCACTCCGCGCCGGAGATCGCAAATGAAACGGCTCCGGCTGCCGCCGCCGACATCGTGCAGCAAATCCGGGATCTGATGTGGCGGCAGGTGGGGATCGTCCGCATCGGCTCTCACCTCAAGCACGCGATCCACGAACTGCACAGGCTGCAAGCCATTTGGCCGCACTCCCGGAATGGCTGCCAGGCCGCCAACATTCACCAGGTGGCGTTGTTGATCACGCGCTCCGCGCTGGCGCGAGAGGAAAGCCGCGGCGCGCAATATCGCACGGATTATCCTCTACCCAACGATGCAAAGTTCAAGAAACACTCCGTCGTCAAAGGCGAGCAGATCCGGTTTGAATAG
- a CDS encoding TatD family hydrolase, with product MLIDSHCHLEGPKFAPDREQVLARAREAGVQALVAIGNGSGPDDVACGIRLAEQYGPSQGLNIYATIGVHPHEAALAEERHFAEMEKLAHDPRVIAWGEIGLDYFYDHSKRDVQQKVFIRQMELARAAGLPIVVHNRPSDNNDNAWQDLFRLLREHWKSAGLGGILHCFTGSVEHARLGMDLGFMISFAGNVSYPKAVSIRETATRIPLDRMLIETDSPYLAPVPHRGKRNEPAFVAETARHIGELRGISAEEVGVATTENFHRFFKSV from the coding sequence ATGTTGATAGATAGCCATTGCCACCTCGAAGGCCCCAAGTTCGCTCCAGACCGCGAGCAGGTGCTGGCCCGCGCGCGAGAAGCCGGTGTCCAGGCGCTGGTCGCGATCGGTAACGGCAGCGGCCCCGACGACGTCGCCTGCGGCATCCGGCTTGCCGAGCAGTACGGTCCAAGCCAAGGCTTGAACATTTATGCCACGATCGGCGTGCATCCCCATGAAGCAGCGCTAGCCGAAGAACGTCATTTTGCCGAGATGGAGAAACTGGCTCACGATCCGCGGGTGATTGCCTGGGGAGAAATCGGCTTGGATTATTTTTATGATCACTCCAAGCGCGACGTGCAGCAGAAGGTCTTCATTCGTCAGATGGAGTTGGCGCGCGCGGCCGGCTTGCCCATCGTGGTTCACAATCGGCCTTCCGACAACAACGACAATGCCTGGCAGGACCTATTCCGCTTGTTGCGCGAGCACTGGAAATCGGCGGGACTCGGCGGCATCCTGCACTGCTTCACCGGAAGCGTTGAGCACGCAAGACTGGGCATGGACCTGGGTTTCATGATTTCCTTCGCCGGAAACGTGAGCTATCCCAAAGCTGTTTCCATTCGCGAGACTGCGACCCGGATTCCGCTCGACCGAATGCTGATCGAAACCGATTCGCCCTACCTCGCGCCTGTGCCGCATCGCGGCAAACGCAACGAGCCTGCCTTTGTCGCCGAAACCGCGCGCCACATCGGGGAATTGCGTGGAATTTCGGCGGAAGAAGTTGGCGTGGCGACGACCGAGAATTTTCACCGCTTCTTCAAGTCGGTCTAA
- the ubiE gene encoding bifunctional demethylmenaquinone methyltransferase/2-methoxy-6-polyprenyl-1,4-benzoquinol methylase UbiE → MADSTKPVTGASPAGAKDRQQAATAVREMFTSIAPRYDLLNHLLSFNIDRLWWRRAARTFRHILQRPEARALDLCCGTGDMAFALLRASRRKVQIVGADFSHAMLVRAARKSRGTSLRWLEADGLRLPVPDSSFDLVTSAFGFRNLADYDAGLREIFRVLRPGGETGILDFGEPSGMIGSVYRVYFKRVLPAVGTLISGVKGPYAYLPSSVERFPSPSEMLGQMRAAGFSEVTWTPYTFGIAGLYRGKKL, encoded by the coding sequence ATGGCGGATTCCACGAAGCCGGTGACAGGCGCGTCGCCTGCCGGCGCAAAAGACCGGCAGCAGGCCGCCACCGCAGTGCGCGAAATGTTCACCTCTATCGCGCCCCGCTACGACCTGCTGAACCACCTGCTTTCGTTCAACATCGACCGCCTCTGGTGGCGCCGCGCCGCGCGCACCTTTCGCCATATCCTGCAGCGGCCGGAGGCGCGGGCGCTGGACCTGTGCTGCGGGACCGGAGACATGGCCTTTGCCCTGCTCCGCGCATCGCGGCGGAAAGTCCAAATCGTAGGCGCTGATTTCTCTCATGCCATGCTGGTGCGGGCGGCGCGGAAATCGCGCGGGACTTCGCTGCGCTGGCTGGAAGCGGACGGGCTTCGCCTGCCCGTGCCGGACAGCAGCTTCGACCTTGTCACCTCGGCATTCGGCTTCCGCAATCTCGCCGATTACGACGCCGGCCTGCGCGAAATCTTCCGCGTGTTGCGGCCCGGCGGGGAAACTGGGATCCTTGATTTTGGAGAGCCCTCGGGGATGATCGGGAGCGTGTACCGCGTTTACTTCAAGCGCGTGCTGCCCGCGGTGGGAACGCTGATTTCGGGCGTGAAGGGCCCCTACGCCTACTTGCCGTCGTCGGTGGAGCGGTTTCCTTCGCCCAGCGAAATGCTCGGGCAGATGCGGGCGGCGGGGTTCAGCGAAGTCACGTGGACGCCGTACACGTTTGGGATTGCAGGGCTTTACCGCGGAAAAAAGCTTTAA
- the argS gene encoding arginine--tRNA ligase, whose amino-acid sequence MYRRFQQQLAARVRACLHEKYDIDLPSIVIEQPPKVELGEYALPLSFELAKRLRKPPRKIAEEIVGGIGPLEGFERLEVAGAGYINARLDRGAAAAVLAAGDEPPQIPVEGKILVEHTSINPNKAAHIGHLRNAILGDTFVRLLRAANRTVDVQNYIDNTGVQVADVVVGFREREHKTKAQVEELAKREPRFDYLCWDLYASVSQWYQEDRANLQKRAEALHAIEQGGNQAAEFAEIISAAVLRRHLETMDRLSIEYDFLPRESEILRLHFWDLAFQQMKERGVLYLESEGKNEGCWVMGRPHVAGKSEEEHTEEDQKVIVRSNGTVGYVGKDIAYHLWKFGLLGRDFGYRRFYKYPNQHEVWISAVDGEKEHPHFGGVSAIYNVIDARQAEAQKTVIEALRALGYTEAAEHYTHLSYEMVALTPRCAADLGYELSEDDWAKAYIEVSGRKGFGVKADDLLDRLIAAAAREVDTRHPELGDAARREIAAQIAIGALRYFMLKFTKPSVIAFDFKEALSFEGETGPYAQYAVVRGTNIFRKAGIEPDSILAAAGRQAIDFSRFLSGDAGNEFWELLLAASKTSYVIEQCIATAEPAHAAKHAFQLAQVFNNFYHRHHILNEPDENRKRFLLVTAAIVRRELIRVLQVMGIAVPPVM is encoded by the coding sequence TTGTACCGCCGATTTCAGCAGCAACTCGCCGCACGCGTGCGTGCCTGTCTGCACGAGAAATACGACATTGATCTGCCGAGCATCGTGATCGAGCAGCCGCCGAAGGTGGAGCTCGGTGAATACGCCCTGCCGTTGTCCTTCGAGCTTGCTAAGCGGCTGCGCAAGCCGCCGCGCAAAATTGCCGAAGAGATTGTTGGCGGTATTGGCCCGCTGGAAGGCTTCGAGAGACTGGAGGTCGCGGGGGCAGGTTATATCAATGCGCGGCTGGACCGGGGCGCGGCTGCGGCGGTGCTGGCCGCGGGAGACGAACCACCGCAAATCCCGGTCGAAGGCAAGATCCTGGTCGAACACACCAGCATCAACCCCAACAAGGCGGCGCACATCGGGCATTTGCGCAATGCCATCCTCGGCGACACCTTCGTGCGCCTGCTGCGCGCTGCCAATCGAACCGTGGATGTTCAGAACTACATCGACAACACCGGCGTGCAGGTGGCGGACGTGGTGGTCGGCTTCCGCGAACGGGAGCACAAAACCAAGGCCCAAGTCGAAGAATTGGCGAAGCGAGAGCCTCGCTTCGACTACCTGTGCTGGGACCTCTACGCCAGCGTGTCGCAGTGGTACCAGGAAGATCGCGCCAACCTGCAGAAGCGCGCCGAGGCTCTGCACGCGATCGAACAAGGCGGCAACCAGGCCGCCGAATTCGCCGAGATCATTTCCGCCGCGGTATTGCGCCGGCACCTGGAAACCATGGATCGTTTGTCGATCGAATACGATTTCCTGCCGCGTGAGAGCGAAATCCTGCGGCTGCATTTCTGGGACCTGGCTTTCCAGCAGATGAAGGAACGAGGGGTGCTGTACCTGGAAAGTGAGGGCAAGAACGAAGGATGCTGGGTGATGGGTCGTCCGCACGTGGCGGGGAAGTCGGAAGAGGAGCACACGGAAGAAGACCAGAAGGTGATCGTGCGCTCCAACGGCACCGTCGGTTACGTCGGCAAGGACATTGCGTATCACCTGTGGAAGTTCGGGTTGCTGGGGCGCGATTTCGGGTATCGCCGGTTTTACAAGTACCCGAACCAGCACGAAGTCTGGATTTCCGCCGTCGATGGAGAAAAAGAGCACCCGCATTTCGGCGGCGTGAGCGCGATCTACAACGTGATTGACGCACGGCAGGCGGAGGCGCAGAAGACGGTCATTGAAGCGCTGCGGGCGCTGGGCTACACGGAGGCGGCGGAGCATTACACGCACTTGTCCTACGAGATGGTGGCGCTCACGCCGCGTTGCGCGGCAGACCTCGGCTACGAATTGAGCGAAGATGATTGGGCCAAGGCCTACATCGAGGTCTCGGGACGGAAGGGATTCGGCGTCAAAGCGGATGACCTGCTCGATCGCCTGATTGCTGCCGCCGCCAGGGAAGTGGACACCCGCCACCCGGAGTTGGGCGATGCAGCGCGGCGCGAGATTGCGGCGCAAATCGCCATCGGAGCGCTGCGGTATTTCATGCTCAAATTTACCAAGCCCAGCGTGATCGCCTTCGACTTCAAGGAAGCGCTCAGCTTCGAGGGCGAAACTGGGCCGTACGCTCAGTATGCGGTGGTGCGCGGAACGAATATTTTTCGCAAAGCCGGGATTGAACCGGACTCGATCCTGGCTGCCGCCGGCCGGCAGGCAATCGATTTTTCAAGGTTTCTCAGCGGCGATGCGGGCAATGAATTCTGGGAATTGTTGCTGGCCGCGTCCAAGACCTCATACGTGATCGAGCAGTGCATCGCGACGGCGGAGCCGGCCCACGCCGCCAAGCATGCCTTCCAGTTGGCGCAGGTCTTCAACAATTTTTACCACCGCCATCACATCCTCAACGAGCCCGACGAGAACAGAAAGCGGTTTCTGCTCGTGACCGCGGCCATCGTACGGCGCGAACTTATCCGCGTGCTGCAAGTCATGGGAATCGCGGTGCCGCCCGTCATGTAG